The genomic DNA CCTGCCAGAGGGGTATTGAATGCAGCCGAAATGGCCGCCGCTGTGCCGCATCCAGTTAATAACCTTAGCTGGCTGGGTGTTTGATAAAAGCTGCGCCCTAATTTACTGGCGATACCCGACCCAATATGCACAGCAGGGCCTTCTTTACCGACACTGTAGCCAGCCCCTAATGCAATTAATGCAGCAAAAAATTGAAACAAGGTATTGCCAGTCGGAATTTTACCTCGCCCTCGTTGTAGGCGATCGATGACATGCGAAATGCCGACATCATGATACTTTTGGTGGGTGAGCTTGAATAGAACTAAAAGAATTACAGCGCCGATAAGCGGAAGGCTGAATCGCCAAATCGCATTTAATCCTCTAAAGCCGGTAGTCTCGCCTTCATCGAGTAGTCCGGTGACAATATCGATAGAAAAGACAAACCAAGCCATGACCAAGCCCGTTGCTAAGCCTGTGATGACGCCAAATAATGACAATAAAGCCAATGCTTGGCTTTGAAGTAATCTTGCGCGTATGTTCGAAAGCGTAAAACGTTGCATGTTAAGTAAGTTTGCCGTACAGCGTGAAATGCATCATACCCGTTTGCGCTTCAATTTGTTACATTATAGCGCACAGAATATTAAGGCAATTAATGGGCACTATAAATGCATAATGTGAAAGGAACTGCGGTTACAAACTTTAAAGTTGTACCGGATAGGCCTATTAGGAATGCCATCTTGCGCATTCTCTACGTAATGATATGTGTAAGTTTAGTTGCGCTCGCCTATTGGTACGGCTTTGGTCAAGGCTTGCATGAAGAAAAGGTGTTGCTGAAAGAGCGTACACAGCTAAAAGAAGCCTTAAAGCTAAGTCAAGAAAGAGAAGCTAAGCTCCGTCAGCAGGTGGCTGTTCTTGAAAATGCATCTATTGTAGATAAAAGCTCAACGGATTCAGTCAGAACAATGAATCGAGAGCTGAGCGACAAAATAGCCGAGTTAGAAGAAGAGAATGCTCTGTATCAAGGCATTATGTCGCCTTCGCTCAATACATCAGGCTTAACGATTCAAGAAGTCAGCTTAGGGAAGACGGCGAGCCAAAATCGTTACCGCTTTAAGGTAATGTTGACTCAAGTTGGCAATAATTCAGATTATTTAAGGGGATTTGTCGGGATTAACATTTTAGGGGTACAAAACTCTGAAATTACCGCCTATTCTCTTAAGGACTTATCTGAAGATATTTCCGATGTAGACATTAAGTTTCGATATCGGTACTTTCAAGACTTTAAAGGTGAGCTAGTGTTACCTGAAGGGTTTACGCCTGATCAGATTCAAGTAGTTGCTCAATCGGTTGGTAATAAATCAGCTCGAGTAGAAGAGTTATTTGACTGGTCAGATCTGGAGAATGAAAACAATGTGGGGCAGTGAGAAGAACGTGGGCAAAAACGTAACGCTGATTACAGCGAAAGCAGAGATTCAAGGCGATATTCGTATTTCAGAGGCACTGCAAATTGAAGGTGCCGTGAAAGGTAATATTTTAGCCGACCCAGACAGCAGTGCTGAAGTAACCATCGGTGTGAAAGGCATCGTTGAAGGTGAAATTCGTGCGCCACATGTGGTTATCAATGGTGAAGTGAAAGGCGATGTTTATTCATCTGATCACATTACCCTAAACAAAAATGCCTTAGTCACCGGCGATGTTCACTATGTCATGATGGAAATGGTCATGGGCGCTAAAGTGAACGGCAAGTTATTGCATGTGGCTGCCGATAAAGGGAAGAAGGGTAAGGCCGATGCTAAAGCTGTTTTGGCAAAGCCAAGCAATACTGAAACCGGTGTAGGTGCAACGGACACTGTAAAATAGTCATTAGTAGTTGACTGTTTTGCTCAGGTATTGATAATTCTCCCTTATCTTAAAAAGTGGGTGTTCAATGTTAGATAGTGCTGTGGTTGAAGAGCCATTAAACATCACTGATGCTGCCATTAAAAAGGTCGGTCTGCTGGTTGAAGAAGAGCAGAACGACTCATTGATGCTGCGTGTGTTTGTAACGGGTGGTGGTTGCTCTGGGTTCCAGTATGGATTCACCTTTGACGAAGTGATTGCCGACGATGACACTATTATCAATAAAAGTGGCGTCAAATTCGTAATCGACTCACTCAGCGTACAATATTTGGCCGGCTCGACGGTCGACTACACTGAGGGCCTCGAGGGCAGTCGCTTTCTAATTACCAATCCCTCTGCTTCAACTACTTGTGGCTGTGGTTCTTCGTTTGCGATGTAAAAAAATAGCTCTCGCGATGTCTATCGCGTGGGCTGCTTTTGTTTATTCTGATTCTCCTCCCATTAGTTCTGCAATTTCTCAGCCTTTTATCGCTGAAATTAAGGCACATTCAACGCTTGAGCTGAGTGAGATTCTTCAGCGTGTCGACCAAATCGTGAAATCGGAGTCGCGATACTCTATTGAAAGGCCAGTATCGTTGATTTTACATGGCTCTGAGATTCGAGCCTTTTTAAAAGAGAATTATGAGAATAATGAAGAGCTTGTAAATCTTGCTGCTCAATTACAGGCATTTAATGCAATAGATATACAAGTTTGTGAGACTTGGATGAAACTAAATGATGTTGATAGGGCGCAACTACCGCCCTTTGTTAGTACCGTACCATATGGTCCAGCGGTTGAGGCTAATCTGCTAGACCAAGGTTACGAATATTTTTAAAGCTCACTCAAGGTGTATTATGGGCGTATCCGATTGCGCATAGGCTTCATCATAAACACTTAATTGCCCGCTCACATTAGCCGCATAGCTTTTAAAGTTCTCAAGATACTTGCTATTGAGTGGCTGTGCATTTGGTAGCTTAACGGTTTGAGGGTTTTTATGCACTCCGTGTACTTGGAATTCATAATGTAAGTGCGCGCCCGTTACACGACCTGTCTTCCCAACATACCCAATAACTTGCCCTTGTTTAACGCGCTTGCCTGCTCGAGCGTATTTTGAAAATTTACTCATATGCGCATATAGAGTTCTAATGCCTTCACCATGTTGAACTATAGCGACGTTGCCATAAGTTGAAGAGTAATAGGCTTTTAATACTTTACCATCACCTGTGACTTTGATTGGCGTTCCAATAGGTGCCGCGTAATCGGTGCCTTTATGGGCAACAATCTTATTGAGCACAGGGTGTTTTCGTTTTGGGTTGAAGCTTGAAGAAATTCGGAAAACGTCCATTGGGGTGCGTAAGAATGCTTTGCGCATGCTGTCACCGCTTGGATCGTAATAATCGGTGCGCCCAGATTCATCGGTGTAGCGTAAGGCTGTTAACTCTCGACCGTTATTGTAGAATCGAGCGGCGATTATAGGTCCATCGCTGAGTTTCTCGCCTTCTAGATAGTTTTCCTCATACAAAAGCGAAAAGGAGTCGCCCTTGCGTATATCTAAAGCAAAATCGATATCCCAGCCATAGATAGTGGCCAGCTGCATGATCATGTTGTCGGTTAGACCTGCTTTCATACCGGCCATAAATAAGGAGTCATCAATGGTCGCTTTCGCATAGCGCGTATGGATATCAGGTGTTTTGACTAACTTCTCGATGCTGGCCGTGCGCTCTTCATTGAAAGAAATGGTGTAGGAGACCATTTTAGATTCGTTAAATGTGACCGAGTGAAGCAAGTCTGCTTCATCAAATTTGAAGACAAACTCTTGCCCTGGGAATATCTTTTCCATAGGCGTTTTAATTTCATCATTTAAAATTAATTTGTATAATACCGAAACGCCGGCACCAGATCGTTCAAATACGGTTGAAAGTGTATCGCCAGATTTAACGGTTTCTGTGACTGAAGTGAGCGGGTTCTCTTCAATGAAATCTTCCACTAATTCGGGTGTGTATACATCGGCAGGTATTTCAACAACGACGGATTGGCTTTTGGTGGGCCAAAGGGATACAAGCAAAACCAATAAAGAACAAGCGCCCAGTGCCACTAAGTGCGCTCGAGGAAAGATGTCTGTTTTCTTCAACAATTGACTCATCATAATATTAAATTTTATAACGTTAGCTTTAATAGTTAATGTAGTTTATCAGCAAATACATCAAATTGTGCTAACTGATATCACAAGATGATACAATTACCTATTGTTTAAATGTAGTTATTTATAAAGGAGACTCCATGAATCTGGAGCAAACACTGGCCGAAATTCGACGCGGGACAGAAGAGATCTTAGTTGAAGAGGAGCTTATTGAGAAACTAAAGAGTAATAAACCTTTACGAATCAAAGCTGGTTTCGACCCTACTGCCCCAGACCTACATTTGGGCCATACCGTGCTTATTAACAAAATGCGCCAGTTTCAGGAGATGGGCCATACGGTTATTTTCTTGATTGGTGATTTCACCGGTTTAATTGGTGACCCAACAGGAAAGAGTGCTACCCGCCCACCTTTAACCGCTGAGCAGATTGAATTAAACGCCGCTACTTATAAAGAGCAGGTGTTTAAGATCTTAGATCCAGCAAAAACCGAGATTCGCTTCAATTCCGAGTGGTTTAGCAAGCTTGGTGCAGATGGCATGATTAAGCTGGCCGCACAACAAAGTGTCGCCCGTATGCTAGAGCGAGATGATTTCAAAAAACGTTATAAAGCGAATCAATCAATCTCAATTCACGAGTTTTTATACCCGTTAGTACAAGGATATGACTCGGTGGCGCTT from Reinekea marina includes the following:
- a CDS encoding DUF6776 family protein; translation: MHNVKGTAVTNFKVVPDRPIRNAILRILYVMICVSLVALAYWYGFGQGLHEEKVLLKERTQLKEALKLSQEREAKLRQQVAVLENASIVDKSSTDSVRTMNRELSDKIAELEEENALYQGIMSPSLNTSGLTIQEVSLGKTASQNRYRFKVMLTQVGNNSDYLRGFVGINILGVQNSEITAYSLKDLSEDISDVDIKFRYRYFQDFKGELVLPEGFTPDQIQVVAQSVGNKSARVEELFDWSDLENENNVGQ
- a CDS encoding bactofilin family protein; translation: MTGQIWRMKTMWGSEKNVGKNVTLITAKAEIQGDIRISEALQIEGAVKGNILADPDSSAEVTIGVKGIVEGEIRAPHVVINGEVKGDVYSSDHITLNKNALVTGDVHYVMMEMVMGAKVNGKLLHVAADKGKKGKADAKAVLAKPSNTETGVGATDTVK
- the erpA gene encoding iron-sulfur cluster insertion protein ErpA; this encodes MLDSAVVEEPLNITDAAIKKVGLLVEEEQNDSLMLRVFVTGGGCSGFQYGFTFDEVIADDDTIINKSGVKFVIDSLSVQYLAGSTVDYTEGLEGSRFLITNPSASTTCGCGSSFAM
- a CDS encoding DsrE family protein produces the protein MSIAWAAFVYSDSPPISSAISQPFIAEIKAHSTLELSEILQRVDQIVKSESRYSIERPVSLILHGSEIRAFLKENYENNEELVNLAAQLQAFNAIDIQVCETWMKLNDVDRAQLPPFVSTVPYGPAVEANLLDQGYEYF
- a CDS encoding peptidoglycan DD-metalloendopeptidase family protein; this translates as MMSQLLKKTDIFPRAHLVALGACSLLVLLVSLWPTKSQSVVVEIPADVYTPELVEDFIEENPLTSVTETVKSGDTLSTVFERSGAGVSVLYKLILNDEIKTPMEKIFPGQEFVFKFDEADLLHSVTFNESKMVSYTISFNEERTASIEKLVKTPDIHTRYAKATIDDSLFMAGMKAGLTDNMIMQLATIYGWDIDFALDIRKGDSFSLLYEENYLEGEKLSDGPIIAARFYNNGRELTALRYTDESGRTDYYDPSGDSMRKAFLRTPMDVFRISSSFNPKRKHPVLNKIVAHKGTDYAAPIGTPIKVTGDGKVLKAYYSSTYGNVAIVQHGEGIRTLYAHMSKFSKYARAGKRVKQGQVIGYVGKTGRVTGAHLHYEFQVHGVHKNPQTVKLPNAQPLNSKYLENFKSYAANVSGQLSVYDEAYAQSDTPIIHLE